The genomic stretch CCCAGGGGCTGCCGGGGACCAGGCCCCTGGGCTTCCACTTTACGCACTCCGTGTACAATGCTACCGTGTGTGAGAACTCAGCCGCAAGGACCTACGTCCACAGCCAGGGTAGAATGGGCATCACCTTGATAGATCTGTCCTGGGATGTCAAATACAGAATTGTATCTGGAGATGAGGAAGGCTTCTTCAAAGCAGAGGAAGTCATCATTGCAGATTTCTGCTTCCTCAGAATAAGAACTAAAGGTGGCAATTCAGCCATATTAAATCGGGAGATTCAGGACAATTATTTATTGATAGTAAAAGGTTCGGTCAGAGGAGAGGATCTGGAAGCATGGACCAAAGTGAACATACAGGTTTTAGATATGAATGATCTGCGACCTTTGTTTTCACCCACAACCTACTCTGTGACAATAGCAGAAAGCACACCTTTAAGGACTAGTGTTGCCCAGGTGACAGCAACAGATGCCGATATCGGCTCCAATGGAGAATTCTactattactttaaaaacaaagttgacCTCTTTTCAGTTCACCCGACAAGTGGTGTCATCTCTTTAAGTGGGCGGTTAAATTATGATGAAAAGAACAGGTATGATCTGGAAATTTTGGCTGTGGACCGGGGGATGAAACTCTATGGAAACAACGGAGTGAGCAGTACTGCGAAGCTTTATGTTCACATTGAACGTGTAAATGAGCACGCCCCAACTATCCATGTGGTCACTCACGTTCCTTTCTCACTGGACAAAGAGCCGACATATGCAGTGGTGACAGTCGATGACCTAGATGAGGGTGCCAATGGAGAGATTGAGTCTGTTTCCATTGTGGCTGGAGATCCTTTAGATCAGTTCTTCCTGGCTAAGGAAGGCAAGTGGATGAATGAGTACAagattaaagagagaaagagggtcgACTGGGAGAGCTTTCCTTACGGCTACAATCTCACCCTTCAAGCAAAAGACAAGGGGTCACCTCAGAAATTTTCAGCAGCAAAAATAGTCCACATTGCCAACCCCCAAAGAGATACTGTCCCAGttagatttgaaaaagaaatgtatgatGTGAGCATTAGTGAGTTTTCCCCTCCTGGTGTCGTAGTTGCTATAGTAAAATTAAGTCCTGAACCGCTAGATGTGGAATACAAATTATCTCCTGGTGAGGATGCACAGTACTTCAAAATTAATCCTAGGTCAGGTCTGATTGTCACAGCACAGCCACTGAATACAAttaagaaggaagtttataaaCTGGGAGTGACAAACAAGGAAGGAGATTTAAAAGCACAAGTCACCGTTGGCATAGAAGATGCGAATGACCACACCCCAGAATTTCAGCAGCCACTCTATGATGTTTTTGTGAATGAAAGTGTCCCAGTGGGCACAAGTGTTCTCATGGTTTCAGCTTCTGATAAGGATAAAGGAGAAAATGGGTACATCACCTACAGTATTGCCAGTCTGAATTTGTTGCCATTTGCCATTAACCAGTTTACAGGTGTTATTAGCACAACTGAAGAATTGGATTTTGAATCCTCCCCAGAAATTTACAGGTTCATTGTAAGAGCCTCCGACTGGGGTTCACCATACCGCCATGAAAGTGAAGTGAATGTGACTATTCGAATAGGAAATGTCAATGACAACAGCCCTCTCTTTGAGAAAGTGGCTTGCCAGGGAGTTATTTCATATGACTTTCCAGTTGGGGGTCACATCACAGCTGTCTCAGCAATTGATATTGATGAACTTGAACTTGTAAAGTacaaaatcatctctggaaacgaacttggtttcttttatttaaaccCAGACTCTGGTGTTTTACAGCTTAAAAAGTCACTGATGAATTCCGGCATCAAAAATGGTAATTTTGCCCTCAGGATTACAGCAACGGATGGAGAGAATTTTGCGGACCCCATGTCTGTTAACATTTCAGTCCTACATGGGAAGGTGTCGTCAAAGAGCTTCAGTTGCAGAGAAACTCGTGTGGCTCAAAAGCTGGCAGAGAAACTACTCATTAAGGCAAAAGCAAACGGGAAACTGAGCCTGGAAGATGGATTTCTCGACTTTTATTCAGTTAACAGGCAAGGGCCACATTTTGACAAGTCATTTCCTTCTGATGTGGCTGTGAAGGAGAATCTGCCTGTTGGTGCTAACATCCTGAAGATTAAAGCTTATGATGCCGACTCTGGCTTCAATGGTAAGGTGCTGTTTACAATATCTGATGGGAATACGGATAGTTGCTTTAATATAGATATGGAGACGGGGCAGCTTAAAGTCCTTCTGCCTATGGACCGAGAGCACA from Vulpes vulpes isolate BD-2025 chromosome 11, VulVul3, whole genome shotgun sequence encodes the following:
- the FAT3 gene encoding protocadherin Fat 3 isoform X3, with translation MDITMGYCVGTRPPPSCLILLLLKLLATVSQGLPGTRPLGFHFTHSVYNATVCENSAARTYVHSQGRMGITLIDLSWDVKYRIVSGDEEGFFKAEEVIIADFCFLRIRTKGGNSAILNREIQDNYLLIVKGSVRGEDLEAWTKVNIQVLDMNDLRPLFSPTTYSVTIAESTPLRTSVAQVTATDADIGSNGEFYYYFKNKVDLFSVHPTSGVISLSGRLNYDEKNRYDLEILAVDRGMKLYGNNGVSSTAKLYVHIERVNEHAPTIHVVTHVPFSLDKEPTYAVVTVDDLDEGANGEIESVSIVAGDPLDQFFLAKEGKWMNEYKIKERKRVDWESFPYGYNLTLQAKDKGSPQKFSAAKIVHIANPQRDTVPVRFEKEMYDVSISEFSPPGVVVAIVKLSPEPLDVEYKLSPGEDAQYFKINPRSGLIVTAQPLNTIKKEVYKLGVTNKEGDLKAQVTVGIEDANDHTPEFQQPLYDVFVNESVPVGTSVLMVSASDKDKGENGYITYSIASLNLLPFAINQFTGVISTTEELDFESSPEIYRFIVRASDWGSPYRHESEVNVTIRIGNVNDNSPLFEKVACQGVISYDFPVGGHITAVSAIDIDELELVKYKIISGNELGFFYLNPDSGVLQLKKSLMNSGIKNGNFALRITATDGENFADPMSVNISVLHGKVSSKSFSCRETRVAQKLAEKLLIKAKANGKLSLEDGFLDFYSVNRQGPHFDKSFPSDVAVKENLPVGANILKIKAYDADSGFNGKVLFTISDGNTDSCFNIDMETGQLKVLLPMDREHKDLYLLNITIYDLGDPQKSSWRLLTINVEDANDNSPVFLQDSYSVNILESSSIGTEIIQVEARDKDLGSNGEVTYSVLTDTQQFAINSSTGIVYVADQLDRESKANYSLKIEARDKAESGQQLFSVVTLKVFLDDVNDCSPAFIPSSYSVKVLEDLPVGTVIAWLETHDPDLGLGGQVRYSLVNDYNGRFEIDKASGAIRLSKELDYEKQQFYNLTVRAKDKGRPVSLSSVSFVEVEVVDVNENLHTPYFPDFAVVGSVKENSRIGTSVLQVTAQDEDSGRDGEIQYSIRDGSGLGRFNIDDESGVISTADILDRETTGSYWLTVYATDRGVVPLYSTIEVYIEIEDVNDNAPLTSEPIYYPVVMENSPKDVSVIQIQAEDPDSSSNEKLTYRITSGNPQNFFAINTKTGSHAEHDVTSWSGFTDMLPMQSYRTCAQKDHMLGLMLCCHCLEILNTFLNEGLGIFILHWALQIMSPVMDIGFPFGLLITVWGHQM